CCGGATGGGCAGCGGCTTTGGGATAAGTGTTACGGCAGCTCCGAGCAAGACCACTTATCTGCCCTGGCGGCTATGGGCGATACTTACATACTGGCGGGTTACAGCAACTCGCCGGTTAAAGGCAACAAAACGCAAAACAGCCAAGGTGGCAACGATTTTTGGGTAATAAAAATTAACAATCAAGGCCAGCAATTATGGGATAAAACCTACGGTGGTAACGGCCCCGATGAATTACGGTCGATAGCCGTAACTACTACCGGCAGTTTACTTTTGGGCGGCACCTCAGCCTCGGAAACAGGCGGCGACAAAAGCGAGAACAGCCAGGGAAGCACCGATTATTGGCTGATTAAAACCAACAGCGCCGGCGCCAAACAATGGGACAAACGCTTTGGCGGCAGCGGCCCAGACGAACTGCGTACCATCGTACAAGCCAACGACGATAGCTACCTGCTCGCAGGCCGCTCCAATTCCGAAATCAGCGGCGACCAAACCCAGCCTTCCCTGGGCCTTACGGATTACTGGCTCGTAAAAGTACCCGAATCGGTTATTACCTCGCCCCGCTACTTCATTAAACCAAATTCTGCCACTTTAAGCACTAACGAGGTTAAGTTACTCCAGGCTTTTCCCAACCCCTTTCAGGACAAAGTAACCATCCGTTTTAGCTTACCCATAACCCAAACCGCAACCCTGCGGGTACTCGACAGCCAGGGAAATGAAGTTACCAGCTTATACCAAGCAGAAGCCCAAGCCAACCGACCTTACCAACTAGAGTGGCAAGCGGATAAACAGGAAGCCGGTTTGTATTTCTTGCAACTGCAAACGTCAACTGGCCAAAGTACCCACAAAATACTCCTGCAAAAGTAAATTTTTTAAATTTTTCTGTTTCTACAAATACAAAGCCGATCCAAGCATCTTGGGTCGGCTTTGTATTTGTAGATCATCTGAATATTTAACAATAAAATAGCAGAATACAGAAATAAATACCAAAGTTTAGGTATTGCACCCTGCCATCAAACCCTTTACCTTTAACTGCTTTTCACCTAAGTAAGATCCAGCTAAATTAAATTACTTTAATGCTATGAAAAAAAAACCAACCCATTTACCCTGGCGTTTAGGGCTTGAAGTAAGAAAGAGCGGCGCCTTACACCTTTGCGCTCTACTGATTATTATTTTAAATTTTATGCCATTAGCCCACGCCCAAAATGTAATATGGGACAAAACCCTGGGTGGGAATCGCTCCGATAAATTAAATTCTTTTCAGTTAACCCGCGATGGGGGGTACATTCTGGCAGGTACTTCCAACTCCGATCAATCTGGCGATAAATCTCAAGGAACTAAAGGCGGTAAAGATGTTCATGATGTTCCACTGGATGATTATTGGGTAATAAAGCTTAATAAAGATGGCAGCAAAGCCTGGGATAAAACTTTCGGCGGAACCGGTTCCGAAATTTCGACTGCCGTACAGCAGACCACTGATGGGGGCTATATCCTTGGCGGCTGGTCAAATTCAGGCAAATCCGGAGATAAAAGCGAAGATCCCAGAGGCATAAAAGAGTCTGATTTATATCCTTATGATTATTGGGTTATAAAGCTAAGCGAGGATGGCAGTAAAGCTTGGGATAAAACTTTTGGCGGAACCGATTCCGAGTATTTAACTTCTATCCAGCAAACCAGTGATGGAGGCTACATTCTCGGTGGCAGTTCCGCATCGGGTATAAGTGGCGACAAATCGCAAGCCAATAGAAGCAATACAAGAGGCAGCACTGATTATTGGGTTATAAAGCTAAACGCCGATGGTAGTAAAGCTTGGGATAAGACCATTGGTGGCTCCGACAACGATAATTTAGCATCTGTACAACAAACTTCCGATGGCGGTTATATCTTAAGTGGGAGTTCTAGCTCTAGCAAAAGTGGTGAAAAATCAGAGAATAACCGAGAAGATTACAATGGGTTTTCACATACTAATGATTATTGGGTAGTAAAACTAAATGCTAATGGCAACAAAGTTTGGGACAAAACTTTTGGCGGAGATGCAAACGATAGGTTAAACAGTATCCAGCAAACCCAAGATGGCGGTTACATTCTAGGTGGCTTTTCTCAATCTGGTAAAAGCGGGGATAAAACAGATACCAAACGCGACAACTCCTATACTTACTCTGATTATTGGGTAGTTAAAATTGACAAGAATGGTACTAAAAAATGGGATACTACGGTTGGCGGAAATTTCGGAGACGATTTACAAGCACTATTACAAACCCCTACCGGAGAGTTTATTTTGGCAGGCAATTCTGCTTCTAATATTAGTGGTGAGAAATCGGAAAATAATCACGGCGATGAATATACCAAGGATTATTGGATAGTAAAACTGAGCTCAACCGGTAAATACATTTACGATAAATCCTTTGGAGGGAACGGAGATGAAACACTTACCAGTTTGCAACAAACTTCGGAAGGAGTTTTGGTGCTGGGGGGGTTTCTGAATCAGATAAAAACGGGGATAAATCGGAAATTAATAAAGGTCGTAGATTTACCAGTGACTTTTGGATAGTAAAGGTTGAGGATAATATAATAAAAAATCAAACCATTACTTTCGAGCCCATCTATAACCAGGTAGTAGGCAGCCCGGCTATTTCGCTGCAGGCCAAAGCCAGCTCCGGCTTACCCATTACCTACGAAGTACTGTCGGGCCCAGCCACGGTTAAAGATAACCAACTAACCGTGTTTGCCGCTGGTCCGGTTCGTATAGCGGCTTACCAGAAAGGCAATGCAACGTATAAACCCGCCGAACAAACCCAAAGCTTTCTGGTTACCCTGTCGGGCAAACAAAACGACTGGGCTTTTGGCGGCAATCAGGCCGATACTTTAGCTACCATGATCCCTACCCCCGACGGCGGTTACTTACTGGGCGGCACGTCGCGCTCCGGTAAATCCGGTGATAAAAGCCAGGCTAGCCAAGGCAGTTCCGATTACTGGATTTCTAAAATCAGCAAAACCGGCCAGAAACAATGGGATAAAACGTTTGGCGGCAGCCAGACCGATCAACTCTCGGCGCTGGTAGCCACTCCCGATGGCGGCTACTTACTCGGGGGTACTTCTACTTCCGGCAAAACCGGCGACAAAAGCCAGGCCAGTAAAGGCAGCTCCGATTATTGGCTGGTAAAAATTGACGGAGCAGGCAATAAGCTCTGGGATAAAACTTACGGTGGCAGCGGCAAAGACGAGTTAGCGGCTATACTGGTAACGAAACAGGGCTATTTACTCGGCGGCAGTTCCGCTTCGGGTACTTCATCCGACAAGAGCCAAAGCAGTAAAGGTAAAACCGATTACTGGATAATAGAAATTGATGCGACCGGTAACAAACTCTGGGATAAAACCTACGGGGGCAGCCAGGACGATCAACTAGCTGCATTGCTGGCCAGCCCCGAAGGTGGTTTTCTGGTGGGCGGCAGTTCGGCATCAGGTACCTCCGGCGATAAAAGCCAATCTGCCCGGGCTAATGTCGATTACTGGGTAATCCGGATAGATGAACAAGGCACCAAGCTCTGGGACAAAACCTACGGCGGTAAAAAAGGCATCCGCTTTAACGATGCCTGGAATTATGAAGCGGGCTATTCTTACCTCAGCACACTTACGGCGACTCCCGATGGTGGCTACCTGGTGGCGGGTTCTTCCAGCGCTTCCAAAGGCTTCGAGAAATCCGAAGACACCCACGATCATTTTTATGAAGTGGCCGATTACTGGATTTTAAAAATAAACAAGCAGGGCGAAAAAATTTGGGACAATGCTTACGGCAGTGTTACCACCTTTGCCGAAATAGATTTTGGCCGCGAGATTGGCAGTTCGCAACTAAGTGCGGTAGTACCCTTACCCGAAGGCGGCTATCTACTGGCGGGTACTTCAGAGGCATACCGCGGTCGGGATAAAAGTGAAGAGAACCGCCGGAATACGTTAAAAATTAGTCCCGAATACCCGAACACTACCGAACAGCAATATGCGCTTTGGAACGACTACTGGATTATCAAAATAGACGAACAGGGTAAAAAGCTGGAAGACCGTACGCTGGGCTCTGCTCAGAACAATACATTAGTAGCCGCCGCCAGAACCCCGGAAGGCAACTTTATGCTGGCCGGCTATTCCGAATCTGGCACTAACAATGATAAAAGCTCAGCTAGTAAGGGTGCTACCGATTACTGGCTCGTGCAAGTAGCTGGCCGTAAAGTACCAGAACCTACTACCGCCGCTTGGGATATGCTATTTGGCGACGAGAAAAACGATAACTTTACCAGTGTAATTAAAACCACTGACGGTGGTTACTTAGCCGCTGGCTACTCTAAATCTACTTACGTTAGAGACGGAGAGACATTTTTTCAAGGAAAGTTTAACTACTGGATTGTAAAAACAGACAAAAGAGGGCACAAATTGTGGGACAAAACTTACGGAGGGCAGGCCGATGATTACCTGAACAGCGTTATCCAAACCCAGGACGGTGGCTACCTGCTGGGTGGTTCTTCTTTGTCGGGTAAAAGTGGCAATAAATCGCAGGATAGCCGCGGCGACCGCGATTATTGGATCATCAAAGTAGATGCCCAAGGCAATAAACAATGGGACAAAACCTACGGCGGCAGCAAATACGACGAACTTAAAAAAGTAGTACAGTTAGCTTCGGGCGAGTACGTGTTGGGCGGCTACAGCAACTCCCCTACCAGCGGCGACAAAACCCAGGGCAGCCAAGGCAACACAGATTATTGGGTCGTAAAAATTTCAAAAAACGGCACCAAACTCTGGGATAAGCGCTACGGGGGTACTAACCACGATAAACTGGGTAGCTTTACCGAAACCAGCGATGGCGGGTTTTTACTGGTAGGGGGTTCCCTGTCGGGCAAAAGCGGTGATAAAAGCCAGGCTAATCCAACTAACCTTGGGGGAAATACCGACTATTGGGTGGTAAAAACCGATCAGCACGGCAACCTGCTCTGGGACAAAACTTATGGTAGCTACGAAAACGATGATGCATACTCCGTAGCCCGCAGTGGCAACGATTTTTACATTTCGGGTACGAGTTATTCTGATAAAGGTGGAAGCAAAAGCCAAAATAGCCGGGGCGGTAAAGATTACTGGGCAATTAAGATAGATGCCCAAGGCAATCAACTCTGGGATAAAACCTTTGGGGGCAGCCAAAATGATGAGTTAAGCGCCAGTTCCGCCAGTAACGATGGCGGATTAGTTTTAGCTGGTTCTTCTTATTCCGGCAACAGTGGCGACAAAAGCCAGGACAGCCGGGGCAGTAGCGACTACTGGATAGTAAAAGTAGATGCTGCCGGCAAGCAGGTGTACGATAAACGCTTTGGTGGCAATGGTACTGATGAACTGCGCGCTGTACTGCATACCAATGATGGCGGCTTACTGCTGGGCGGTACCTCCGACTCAAACAGCAGTGGCGAACATAGCCAAAGCAGGTATGGTGGCACCGATTACTGGCTCGTGAAAGTAGCCCCGGAAACGTTACCGATGGTAGCAACTACCCAGGGAAATTCAGCTATTGCTGCAGAAGGTAAGCATTTAACTTCATTACTGGCTTACCCCAACCCATTCAGCGATAAACTAACCATACGATTTACTTTACCCGAAACCCAATCGGTTACCCTGCGGGTACTCGATAGCCAAGGCAAAGCAGTAACTACTTTGTTCCAACAAGAAGCCCAAGCCCAGCAGCCGTACGAGGTAGAGTGGCAAGCCAGTAAGCAAGAAGCCGGTTTTTATTTGCTGCAACTAGTAACATCTACGGAACAAAAGACTATAAAATTACTCTTGAGAAAGTAGTTTTTTAAAATTTTCATTTCTCGAAATTGCCCGGAGCAGCCAGCACTTTCTAAGATAAATTCAAAATTCATTAGAAGGCAATGGCTGTTCTTGGTAAATTAAAATGTTAAATATTTTAACTAAATCCATAAAAACAGGTATTATCTTAAGACGAATAGCGCACTAATTTAAAGAGATGTTTTTCTATCATCTGGGTATACCGCATTTAAAATCAATTTAATCGTTTAAAACTGCCCTATAACTCAATTTAAGCCTTTTACTTAATGAAAAATTTTTCTACTCTCATTAAAAAAATACCATCTACCAATTATCGGTGGTGCGCCTCAACGGCAGTTTTAATTTTTGGCCTTAGTTTAGTGGGTCCGGCAGTAGCCCAAAATATTCAACTAGACAAAACTATTGGCAGCTATTCTACTGACCAGTTAGCCTCTGCGCAGCAAACGCCCGATGGAGGCTATATTCTGGGGGGCACTACTGAATTTGGCAAAGGGGGCGACAAAACCGAAGAAGGCGAAAACGATTCGCGTTTTGCTACCGATTACTGGATTGTAAAGTTAAAGGCCAATGGTACCAAAGAATGGGACAAAGTTTATAGCGGCAATGCCGAAGACGCTGTAAAAAAAGTGCTTCCTACTCCCGATGGCGGTTATATGGTGTTTGGCAATTCTAATTCAGGCATTAGCCGCGATAAATCCGGGCCCAGCAAAGGCGGCCAGGATTTTTGGATCATAAAACTGCGTGCTGATGGCTCAAAAGCCTGGGATAAAACCATTGGCGGCAAATATTTTGATAAATTAGAAGCCGTAGCAACTACCCAGGATGGCGGCTATATTTTAGGCGCAACTTCTGTTTCGGGAATTGGGAAAGATAAAACCGAAACCCGCCGCGGCCGGGATGACTACTGGATAGTAAAGCTAAGCGCCGATGGCACTAAAGAATGGGACAAAACCATTGGCGGCCCCGGCGACGACCGGCTAAGCACCATCCAGCAAACCACCGATGGGGGTTATATGGTAGGCGGCACTTCCAGTTCCAGGATTGGCAATGATAAAACGTCGGCCAGCCACGGCAAAGATGATTATTGGGTAGTAAAGCTAGATGCAACAGGCGCTAAAGTCTGGGATAAATCTTTTGGGGGCTCCGATAATGATTATTTAGCCGCGTTGCAGCAAACCCCCGATGGTAGTTTTATACTGGGGGGCAGTTCCAGATCCAATATTAGCGGCAATAAAAGCGAAAAAAACAAATCCGCGCTAAGCGAAAATTACTGGTTCCCGATTTCTGACTATTGGGTGGTAAAAATTGATGCAACGGGTAAAATAATCTGGGACAAAACCATTGGCGGGAATAATAAAGATCAATTAAAAGCTTTGCAGGTAACGCCAGATCAAAACATTCTTCTGGGAGGCACTTCTGATTCGCAGTTTGGGGAAGACAAATCAGAAGATCCCAAAGGAAAATTTATCTCCAGTGATTTTACCGTTGATGATTACTGGATTGTAAAACTACGCCCCGATGGAAGCAAAATGTGGGACGTAACCATTGGCGGCAATTCAGAAGATGATCTGATTTCGATGGAGCCGGCCCTGGATGGAAGCTATATTCTGGGCGGTAATTCGTACTCCAGTATCAGCGATGATAAAACGGAGGTCAGAAGAGGCGGTCAGGATTACTGGATCGTGAAGATGGAAAATAAAAATTTAGATAGTGCCGCCTGGAATATGGCTTACGGGGGCTTAGGTAGCGATGCCTTTACTACGGCTATCCAAACCCGCGACAGCGGCTATCTGTCTGGTGGCTATTCTACCTCCGACAGCAGCTATTATAAATCCCAAAA
The sequence above is a segment of the Adhaeribacter swui genome. Coding sequences within it:
- a CDS encoding T9SS type A sorting domain-containing protein, yielding MFAAGPVRIAAYQKGNATYKPAEQTQSFLVTLSGKQNDWAFGGNQADTLATMIPTPDGGYLLGGTSRSGKSGDKSQASQGSSDYWISKISKTGQKQWDKTFGGSQTDQLSALVATPDGGYLLGGTSTSGKTGDKSQASKGSSDYWLVKIDGAGNKLWDKTYGGSGKDELAAILVTKQGYLLGGSSASGTSSDKSQSSKGKTDYWIIEIDATGNKLWDKTYGGSQDDQLAALLASPEGGFLVGGSSASGTSGDKSQSARANVDYWVIRIDEQGTKLWDKTYGGKKGIRFNDAWNYEAGYSYLSTLTATPDGGYLVAGSSSASKGFEKSEDTHDHFYEVADYWILKINKQGEKIWDNAYGSVTTFAEIDFGREIGSSQLSAVVPLPEGGYLLAGTSEAYRGRDKSEENRRNTLKISPEYPNTTEQQYALWNDYWIIKIDEQGKKLEDRTLGSAQNNTLVAAARTPEGNFMLAGYSESGTNNDKSSASKGATDYWLVQVAGRKVPEPTTAAWDMLFGDEKNDNFTSVIKTTDGGYLAAGYSKSTYVRDGETFFQGKFNYWIVKTDKRGHKLWDKTYGGQADDYLNSVIQTQDGGYLLGGSSLSGKSGNKSQDSRGDRDYWIIKVDAQGNKQWDKTYGGSKYDELKKVVQLASGEYVLGGYSNSPTSGDKTQGSQGNTDYWVVKISKNGTKLWDKRYGGTNHDKLGSFTETSDGGFLLVGGSLSGKSGDKSQANPTNLGGNTDYWVVKTDQHGNLLWDKTYGSYENDDAYSVARSGNDFYISGTSYSDKGGSKSQNSRGGKDYWAIKIDAQGNQLWDKTFGGSQNDELSASSASNDGGLVLAGSSYSGNSGDKSQDSRGSSDYWIVKVDAAGKQVYDKRFGGNGTDELRAVLHTNDGGLLLGGTSDSNSSGEHSQSRYGGTDYWLVKVAPETLPMVATTQGNSAIAAEGKHLTSLLAYPNPFSDKLTIRFTLPETQSVTLRVLDSQGKAVTTLFQQEAQAQQPYEVEWQASKQEAGFYLLQLVTSTEQKTIKLLLRK
- a CDS encoding T9SS type A sorting domain-containing protein, whose product is MKNFSTLIKKIPSTNYRWCASTAVLIFGLSLVGPAVAQNIQLDKTIGSYSTDQLASAQQTPDGGYILGGTTEFGKGGDKTEEGENDSRFATDYWIVKLKANGTKEWDKVYSGNAEDAVKKVLPTPDGGYMVFGNSNSGISRDKSGPSKGGQDFWIIKLRADGSKAWDKTIGGKYFDKLEAVATTQDGGYILGATSVSGIGKDKTETRRGRDDYWIVKLSADGTKEWDKTIGGPGDDRLSTIQQTTDGGYMVGGTSSSRIGNDKTSASHGKDDYWVVKLDATGAKVWDKSFGGSDNDYLAALQQTPDGSFILGGSSRSNISGNKSEKNKSALSENYWFPISDYWVVKIDATGKIIWDKTIGGNNKDQLKALQVTPDQNILLGGTSDSQFGEDKSEDPKGKFISSDFTVDDYWIVKLRPDGSKMWDVTIGGNSEDDLISMEPALDGSYILGGNSYSSISDDKTEVRRGGQDYWIVKMENKNLDSAAWNMAYGGLGSDAFTTAIQTRDSGYLSGGYSTSDSSYYKSQNSRGQNDFWIVKSNQYGQKIWDKRYGGSDNDYLSRVIQTQDGGYLLGGSSFSGKGGDKTQSSQGDRDYWVIKVDAQGNKQWDKRFGGTGDDELVKVVQLASGDYVLGGHSNSPTSGDKTQGSQGKTDYWLIKISKNGIKLWDKRYGGTAIENLGSFTETANGGFLLAGTSLSGQGHDKSASSRGGSDYWVVQTDQAGNLLWDKTYGGSGNDKAYSVGRSGNSFFLAGTSNSGANGDKTQSSRGGKDFWLIKISSTGDKLWDKRYGGTANDELSASSITTDGGIALAGKSNSGAGADKTQSNQGRSDYWLVQVDANGNLQWDQRFGGSRSDELRVVTQTQDGGFLLGGQSDSGRSGDKNQSLIGFLGTDYWLVKVAPRTAAASQNTPETTVEQATVVIKNFTAYPNPFRDRVTVSFTLPQTQAITVRVLDSQGHPVATLFQEQAQAHQKYEVQWQAGNQKAGMYLLQLQTPAQQNTLKLLLQK